The proteins below are encoded in one region of Aquisphaera giovannonii:
- a CDS encoding protein-tyrosine phosphatase family protein gives MLTRKALVRWGLTILLIAVAAHQLWRHGHDYVLPRQFAVVEDGRIYRGGWQKDWPMRRIVRDYKIKTVLALAHPDDHPLSRGEEALSRELGFRWIHIPIVDQRNEENPKTISDLLDEAAAVLADPNNYPIYFHCHHGLNRASMAQIAYRTKYCGWTLEQAMGEIDESIGLVKVAHGPDYRRMIDYYNDRVLPAREHGRAPAAAASGRPTPAGPPTLAAQVGGNGPASATTVR, from the coding sequence ATGCTCACGCGCAAGGCCCTGGTCCGCTGGGGATTGACGATCCTCCTCATCGCCGTCGCCGCGCACCAGCTCTGGCGGCACGGGCACGACTACGTCCTCCCCCGCCAGTTCGCCGTCGTCGAGGACGGCAGGATCTACCGCGGCGGCTGGCAGAAGGACTGGCCGATGCGGCGGATCGTCCGCGACTACAAGATCAAGACCGTGCTGGCCCTGGCCCACCCGGACGACCACCCGCTCTCCCGCGGCGAGGAGGCCCTGTCCCGCGAGCTCGGCTTCCGCTGGATCCACATCCCGATCGTGGACCAGCGGAACGAGGAGAACCCGAAGACCATCTCCGACCTGCTCGACGAGGCCGCCGCCGTGCTCGCCGACCCGAACAATTACCCGATCTACTTCCATTGCCACCACGGGCTGAACCGGGCCTCCATGGCCCAGATCGCCTACCGGACGAAGTACTGCGGCTGGACGCTCGAGCAGGCCATGGGCGAGATCGACGAGTCCATCGGCCTGGTGAAGGTGGCCCACGGCCCGGACTACCGCCGCATGATCGATTACTACAACGATCGGGTCCTCCCCGCGAGGGAGCACGGCCGGGCGCCCGCCGCGGCCGCCTCCGGCCGGCCGACGCCGGCGGGCCCCCCGACGCTCGCGGCCCAGGTCGGCGGCAACGGCCCGGCGTCGGCGACTACCGTCCGCTGA
- a CDS encoding sulfatase family protein, with protein sequence MRSFCAAFLVLLASGDADAANATERPSVLWLIAEDLGPELGCYGTPQVRTPNLDRLAAEGMRFTRAYTTAPVCSASRSAFMTGMYQTTIGAHNHRSHRDDGYRLPAGVRVLPDWLRDAGYFTANVVTLPPSVGFKGTGKTDWNFTYDGRPFDSDRWADLETHQPFYAQVNFQETHRPYQAPPRADPAKVAIPPYYPDHPVTRGDWAQYLDAAGELDRKVGAVLRQLEADGLAGKTVVVFLGDHGQSHVRGKQFCYEEGLHIPLIVRWPKGLPAPAGYRPGAVDDRLVEAIDLAPTTLDLAGAGKPPSMQGRILFGDHADPPRTYAFGARDRCDETVFRLRTARDARYRYIRNFTPDRPFLQPNRYKERSYPVWNLLKELDTQGKLTPAQKALTAPTMPAEELYDLEADPHEVRNLTVSDQPAHREALGRLRGVLDRWIEETDDQGRTFEPAGVAAAEGATRPASKARAGAR encoded by the coding sequence ATGAGATCGTTCTGCGCCGCCTTCCTGGTCCTTCTCGCCTCGGGAGATGCCGACGCCGCGAATGCCACCGAGCGGCCCAGCGTGCTCTGGCTCATCGCCGAGGACCTCGGGCCCGAGCTCGGCTGCTACGGGACGCCGCAGGTGCGGACGCCGAACCTGGACCGCCTCGCGGCCGAGGGGATGAGGTTCACGAGGGCGTACACGACGGCTCCGGTCTGCTCGGCCAGCCGCTCGGCGTTCATGACCGGGATGTACCAGACGACGATCGGCGCCCACAACCACCGCTCGCACCGCGACGACGGATACCGCCTGCCCGCGGGCGTCCGGGTGCTGCCGGACTGGCTCCGCGACGCGGGATACTTCACGGCCAACGTCGTGACCCTGCCTCCGTCCGTCGGCTTCAAGGGGACGGGCAAGACGGACTGGAACTTCACGTACGACGGGAGGCCCTTCGACTCCGACCGCTGGGCCGACCTGGAGACACATCAGCCCTTCTACGCGCAGGTGAACTTCCAGGAGACGCACCGGCCCTACCAGGCCCCGCCGCGCGCGGACCCGGCGAAGGTCGCCATCCCGCCGTACTACCCCGACCATCCCGTGACGCGCGGGGACTGGGCGCAGTACCTCGACGCGGCCGGCGAGCTGGACCGCAAGGTCGGGGCCGTGCTGCGGCAGCTGGAGGCCGACGGCCTGGCGGGGAAGACGGTGGTTGTCTTCCTCGGCGACCACGGGCAGTCGCACGTGCGGGGCAAGCAGTTCTGCTACGAGGAGGGGCTGCACATCCCGCTGATCGTCCGCTGGCCGAAGGGGCTGCCGGCCCCCGCCGGGTATCGGCCGGGGGCCGTGGACGACCGGCTCGTCGAGGCGATCGACCTCGCGCCGACGACCCTGGACCTCGCCGGAGCGGGGAAGCCCCCGTCGATGCAGGGCCGGATCCTCTTCGGCGACCACGCCGACCCGCCCCGCACCTACGCCTTCGGCGCCCGCGACCGCTGCGACGAGACGGTCTTCCGCCTGCGGACCGCCCGCGACGCCCGCTACCGCTACATCCGCAACTTCACGCCCGACCGCCCGTTCCTCCAGCCGAACCGCTACAAGGAGCGGAGCTACCCGGTCTGGAACCTCCTGAAGGAGCTGGATACGCAGGGCAAGCTGACGCCCGCTCAGAAGGCACTCACCGCGCCGACCATGCCGGCCGAGGAGCTCTACGACCTCGAGGCGGACCCGCACGAGGTCCGCAACCTGACCGTGTCCGATCAGCCCGCGCACCGCGAGGCCCTCGGGCGCCTGCGGGGCGTGCTCGACCGCTGGATCGAGGAGACCGACGACCAGGGCCGGACCTTCGAGCCCGCGGGCGTCGCCGCGGCCGAGGGTGCGACGCGGCCGGCTTCGAAGGCCCGCGCGGGGGCGCGGTGA
- a CDS encoding BlaI/MecI/CopY family transcriptional regulator: MGVAGDVTEAELAILRLLWEGGPSTARQLIDRLYPEGRSLAHPTVQKLLDRLEAKGCIRRDRTGPVQVFEAAIGRDDLVDRRLRRLADQLCGGSLGALFSHLVRGRRMPARDRKVLRDFLETLDEGAKDHGGEGET; encoded by the coding sequence ATGGGAGTTGCGGGGGACGTCACCGAGGCCGAGCTCGCGATCCTGCGGCTGCTCTGGGAGGGCGGGCCCAGCACGGCGAGGCAGTTGATCGATCGCCTCTATCCGGAGGGCAGGTCGCTGGCCCATCCGACGGTGCAGAAGCTGCTCGACCGGCTGGAGGCGAAGGGGTGCATCCGGCGCGACCGCACCGGCCCCGTGCAGGTCTTCGAGGCCGCGATCGGCCGCGACGACCTGGTGGACCGGAGGCTGCGGCGCCTCGCCGACCAGCTCTGCGGCGGCTCGCTGGGGGCGCTATTCAGCCACCTCGTCCGGGGCCGGCGGATGCCCGCCCGGGACCGGAAGGTCCTTCGGGACTTCCTCGAGACGCTCGACGAGGGGGCGAAGGACCACGGGGGCGAGGGGGAGACCTGA
- a CDS encoding MFS transporter → MSPLAVIVLIVLIDLLGFSVVMPLLAPFAEQYGFADWQIGLLFSAYPLCQLVAGPILGRLSDRYGRRPLLIYSQAGTAISFLILGLSRDFTVMLLARMLDGASGGNILVAQAYVADVTKPADRARGMGLIGMAFGLGFVLGPLLGGLLVGLHAAGEWRLRLPFLVAAGFSTIAWILVLARLPESLPEGSGAREAARVLSWRGVLDAVRLPAIGSLIGIGSLSVLAFAALEGTLALFVRRRFGWDARGAAFAFAGLGLLTAVVQGGLIRRLVPRFGEANLIRAGIFSALAGFAAIALATGWPMLIPAFVLVGVGQGISGPSVSGLLSRLTPTSEQGAVFGTFSSTQTLARMISYSAANVLLGRLSEAAPYWFGCAVYAAAGVTALALLPRVPVQQPAEPAVMD, encoded by the coding sequence ATGTCGCCGCTCGCCGTGATCGTGCTGATCGTCCTGATCGACCTGCTGGGCTTCTCCGTGGTCATGCCCCTGCTGGCGCCGTTCGCGGAGCAGTACGGGTTCGCCGACTGGCAGATCGGGCTCCTCTTCTCCGCCTATCCGCTCTGCCAGCTCGTGGCCGGGCCGATCCTCGGGCGGCTGAGCGACCGCTACGGGCGGCGTCCGCTGCTGATCTACTCGCAGGCCGGGACGGCGATTTCGTTCCTGATCCTGGGGCTGTCGCGGGACTTCACGGTGATGCTCCTGGCGAGGATGCTCGACGGGGCCTCGGGCGGGAACATCCTGGTGGCGCAGGCGTACGTCGCGGACGTGACGAAGCCGGCGGACCGCGCGCGGGGCATGGGGCTGATCGGCATGGCGTTCGGGCTCGGGTTCGTGCTCGGCCCGCTGCTCGGCGGCCTGCTCGTGGGCCTGCACGCGGCGGGCGAGTGGCGGCTGCGGCTGCCGTTCCTGGTCGCGGCGGGGTTCTCCACGATCGCCTGGATCCTGGTCCTCGCCCGGCTTCCGGAGTCGCTGCCGGAAGGCTCGGGGGCCCGCGAGGCGGCCCGGGTGCTGAGCTGGCGGGGCGTGCTGGACGCGGTGCGGCTGCCGGCGATCGGCTCCCTGATCGGGATCGGCTCGCTGTCGGTGCTCGCGTTCGCGGCCCTGGAGGGGACGCTGGCGCTCTTCGTCCGCCGCCGGTTCGGCTGGGACGCCCGGGGCGCGGCGTTCGCGTTCGCGGGCCTCGGGCTCCTGACGGCGGTGGTGCAGGGGGGGCTGATCCGCCGGCTCGTGCCGCGGTTCGGCGAGGCGAACCTCATCCGGGCCGGGATCTTCAGCGCCCTGGCGGGCTTCGCGGCGATCGCCCTCGCGACGGGCTGGCCGATGCTGATCCCGGCCTTCGTCCTGGTGGGCGTCGGCCAGGGGATCTCGGGCCCGTCGGTCAGCGGCCTGCTCTCCCGGCTGACGCCGACGAGCGAGCAGGGGGCCGTCTTCGGGACCTTCTCCTCCACGCAGACCCTGGCGCGGATGATCAGCTACTCGGCCGCGAACGTCCTCCTGGGCCGGCTCTCCGAGGCCGCGCCGTACTGGTTCGGCTGCGCCGTGTACGCCGCGGCCGGCGTCACGGCCCTGGCGCTCCTGCCTCGCGTGCCCGTCCAGCAGCCGGCCGAGCCGGCAGTGATGGACTGA
- a CDS encoding glycosyltransferase family 39 protein, which yields MPRSSSSRSGPEPGDVRAGTPAIAARAGGDPGPADPPAPRTGRLPAASLLVGLAGLAAMLATEPRMAIGWDEGYTLGREARVRAWLRAVRDPAGFAASWSPPGRDEDLVQQVGAPPPRPDQVDSRAELLLDPRVLAYFWPFAREEPHGHPSFYAILGLAGDVLAPGWRDLPRARLGPILLFCATGALLFHALGRRWGAWPAAAAAGAWFLQPNLFGHAHYAAYDAVLTSLWALAALAFARASDEPPAGGRDRGGALAAAGFGVILGCGLATKFTGWFLPLPLAAWAAWARPRRGFRTFLIGVPIALLVLYAVMPPWWVEPIAGPIRFLQSNLTREDTTRIPVLFLGRPYLTPKQSLPPYNTLAWTAMVTPVLFLSLAALGLSRAVRSGRGEPIAGLFLVNWLFLMALRSLPHTPGHDGVRLFLPAFGMLAPLAGAGALQLERWLGPRARIAVLAALGEGVASVALLMPVPLSYYSPLVGGLPGATRLGMEPTYYWDALDGRALAWLRERTAPGQTIHFSTNPTSWLYLRRIGELPPRLSGVDPGVPAWYVVQNRPGMNDLQGIPRLLMERAEPAFEVRKFGVPLIAIYPAREVQRVQSIPAAGGGPGQRK from the coding sequence ATGCCGCGCTCGAGCTCGTCCCGCTCGGGGCCTGAGCCGGGGGACGTCCGCGCGGGCACGCCCGCCATCGCGGCGAGGGCCGGGGGCGATCCCGGCCCGGCCGATCCCCCGGCCCCGCGGACGGGCCGCCTGCCGGCGGCGAGCCTCCTCGTCGGCCTCGCCGGGCTGGCGGCGATGCTCGCCACCGAGCCCCGGATGGCGATCGGCTGGGACGAGGGCTACACCCTGGGCCGCGAGGCCAGGGTCCGCGCCTGGCTCCGCGCCGTCCGCGACCCCGCGGGGTTCGCCGCCTCGTGGAGCCCCCCCGGCCGGGACGAGGACCTGGTCCAGCAGGTCGGCGCCCCGCCGCCGAGGCCGGACCAGGTGGACAGCCGGGCGGAGCTGCTCCTCGACCCCAGGGTCCTGGCCTACTTCTGGCCGTTCGCCCGCGAGGAGCCGCACGGGCATCCCTCGTTCTACGCGATCCTCGGCCTCGCCGGGGACGTGCTAGCCCCGGGCTGGCGGGACCTGCCGCGGGCCCGGCTGGGCCCGATCCTGCTCTTCTGCGCGACGGGGGCCCTGCTCTTCCATGCCCTCGGCCGCCGCTGGGGGGCCTGGCCCGCCGCCGCCGCGGCCGGCGCGTGGTTCCTCCAGCCCAACCTCTTCGGCCATGCCCATTATGCCGCCTACGACGCGGTGCTCACCTCGCTGTGGGCCCTGGCCGCCCTGGCCTTCGCCAGGGCGTCGGACGAGCCGCCGGCCGGCGGCCGGGACCGGGGCGGGGCGCTCGCCGCGGCCGGCTTCGGCGTGATCCTCGGCTGCGGCCTGGCGACCAAGTTCACCGGCTGGTTCCTCCCCCTGCCCCTCGCCGCGTGGGCGGCCTGGGCGCGGCCGCGGCGCGGCTTTCGCACCTTCCTGATCGGCGTGCCGATCGCCCTGCTGGTGCTCTACGCCGTCATGCCGCCCTGGTGGGTCGAGCCGATCGCCGGGCCGATCCGCTTCCTCCAGTCCAACCTCACGCGGGAGGACACGACGAGGATCCCCGTCCTGTTCCTCGGGAGGCCGTACCTGACCCCGAAGCAGTCGCTGCCGCCCTACAACACCCTGGCGTGGACCGCCATGGTCACGCCGGTCCTCTTCCTCTCGCTGGCGGCCCTGGGCCTCTCTCGCGCCGTGCGGTCGGGACGCGGCGAGCCCATCGCCGGCCTCTTCCTGGTCAACTGGCTCTTCCTGATGGCCCTCCGGTCGCTGCCGCACACGCCCGGGCACGACGGCGTCCGGCTCTTCCTGCCCGCCTTCGGGATGCTCGCACCCCTTGCGGGCGCGGGGGCCCTTCAGCTCGAGCGGTGGCTCGGCCCTCGGGCGCGGATCGCCGTGCTGGCGGCGCTGGGGGAAGGGGTCGCGTCGGTCGCCCTGCTCATGCCGGTGCCGCTCTCCTACTACAGCCCCCTCGTCGGCGGGCTGCCGGGCGCGACGCGCCTCGGGATGGAGCCGACCTACTACTGGGACGCGCTCGATGGGCGGGCGCTCGCCTGGCTCCGCGAACGGACCGCGCCGGGGCAGACGATCCACTTCTCCACGAACCCGACGTCCTGGCTCTACCTGCGTCGGATCGGGGAGCTGCCGCCGCGGCTCTCGGGCGTCGACCCGGGGGTCCCGGCCTGGTACGTCGTGCAGAACCGGCCGGGGATGAACGACCTCCAGGGGATCCCCCGCCTCCTCATGGAGCGGGCCGAGCCGGCCTTCGAGGTGAGGAAGTTCGGCGTCCCCCTGATCGCGATCTATCCGGCCCGCGAGGTCCAGCGGGTGCAGTCGATCCCGGCCGCGGGGGGCGGGCCGGGTCAACGAAAATAG
- a CDS encoding N-acetyltransferase, translating into MNIRPARVGDAPAIYELIKTFADRKLMIRRSMGEIYESIREFVVAVDDANRVVGCVALHVFWEDLAELKCLAVAEELHGRGVGRKLLDACWAAARELEIASVFTLTYSVGFFERCGYRQIDKAELPHKIWNECVRCPLFPSCTEVALIRTHGAATEATTAHAALELVPLGA; encoded by the coding sequence TTGAACATCCGCCCCGCTCGCGTCGGTGACGCCCCCGCGATTTACGAGCTGATCAAGACCTTCGCCGACCGGAAGCTGATGATCCGCAGGTCGATGGGGGAGATTTACGAGTCGATCCGCGAGTTCGTCGTGGCGGTGGATGACGCGAACAGGGTCGTCGGATGCGTGGCCCTGCACGTCTTCTGGGAGGACCTGGCCGAGCTGAAGTGCCTGGCCGTGGCCGAGGAGCTGCACGGGCGTGGCGTGGGCCGGAAGCTCCTCGACGCCTGCTGGGCCGCGGCGAGGGAGCTGGAGATCGCCTCGGTCTTCACGCTGACGTACTCCGTGGGCTTCTTCGAGCGGTGCGGCTACCGGCAGATCGACAAGGCGGAGCTGCCGCACAAGATCTGGAACGAGTGCGTCCGCTGCCCACTCTTCCCGAGCTGCACCGAGGTCGCCCTGATCCGGACCCACGGGGCCGCCACGGAGGCGACGACCGCCCATGCCGCGCTCGAGCTCGTCCCGCTCGGGGCCTGA
- a CDS encoding glycosyltransferase family 39 protein yields the protein MAGRAQEPAAIAEAAPATEAPAPRPARWWPASLAVFTLSLVALAPTTGDIGLTWDEPAYRYSQVMSAQWWEQLARVRSRDDLRALLDPDALLFYWPYGRYGINFHPPLAGQLNLAAHAAFGGFMKDIPSRRMASVIEFALTIAVGFHFLARRYGMLPALTMAGSLLSLPRLYGQAHLIDTDIPGLLLWAAASLAFWNGLYEEEGRRWRVLVGILTGLAFIEKMSAVTVILPLIAWLAATRLPKALVGRGARLAWLDALVTAGPMLVPLGMAFLEIQSLQRQLLPPKDADLFLQRPAADLPGWILAVPLGVWVVRRLLGRIFGRSPLWGAERPGLETWTAALAFGPVIGWLGNPAWWRETLPRLAHYYALNADREGALPDIHNIYFGQGYEFTLPWHNAWVLMAITVPIPVLAAAAVGVARGLAGARRDRLPLYFLLQFLTLPALRMLPVPAHDGVRLFLPTFFFLSAFAGWGADAAARGLARVARLPYRLAGAATAAAVVIPGAVATARIHPYELSYYNALVGGPRGAWHRGFELTYWLDAFNGPVLDELNARLPTGVEVDDPNKLTNPMTMKELQDLGALRADIRLGPDVREHGGTYERIGYAWLQTQDSKATPFTRLLFAMRPWYASEPRQLDGLRAATVADTVAVTRAWALELLMDAPDPLPPSRPKLARPMANQAVLRWAREDPKGLEDAAKALAAGGEAANAPAASRLMHQMTDRRNQRESEVRRFLLTRLLKARPRALAEGVRMLVDRPDAIVEVMTRYGYTDPEWIGGYLDRDLPPGS from the coding sequence ATGGCAGGACGCGCCCAGGAGCCCGCGGCCATCGCGGAGGCGGCCCCGGCGACCGAGGCGCCCGCCCCCCGGCCGGCCCGATGGTGGCCGGCCTCGCTGGCGGTCTTCACCCTCAGCCTGGTGGCGCTGGCGCCGACGACGGGCGACATCGGGCTGACCTGGGACGAGCCGGCCTACCGCTACAGCCAGGTCATGTCCGCCCAGTGGTGGGAGCAGCTCGCCCGCGTCCGGTCGCGGGACGACCTGCGGGCGCTCCTGGACCCGGACGCCCTCCTCTTCTACTGGCCCTACGGCCGGTACGGGATCAACTTCCATCCCCCGCTGGCCGGCCAGCTCAACCTGGCGGCCCACGCGGCCTTCGGCGGCTTCATGAAGGACATCCCCTCGCGGCGGATGGCCTCGGTGATCGAGTTCGCGCTGACGATCGCCGTCGGGTTCCACTTCCTGGCCCGGCGATACGGCATGCTCCCCGCCCTGACGATGGCGGGATCGCTCCTGTCCCTGCCCAGGCTCTACGGCCAGGCCCACCTGATCGACACGGACATCCCCGGGCTCCTGCTCTGGGCGGCCGCGTCGCTCGCGTTCTGGAACGGACTGTACGAGGAGGAGGGCCGGCGCTGGCGGGTCCTGGTCGGGATCCTGACGGGCCTGGCGTTCATCGAGAAGATGTCGGCCGTCACCGTGATCCTCCCGCTGATCGCCTGGCTGGCCGCGACCCGGCTGCCGAAGGCCCTCGTCGGCCGCGGCGCCCGGCTCGCCTGGCTCGACGCCCTGGTCACGGCGGGCCCGATGCTCGTGCCCCTGGGGATGGCCTTCCTGGAGATCCAGTCCCTCCAGCGGCAGCTCCTGCCGCCGAAGGACGCCGACCTCTTCCTCCAGCGGCCGGCCGCCGACCTCCCGGGCTGGATCCTCGCCGTGCCGCTGGGGGTCTGGGTGGTCCGCCGGCTCCTCGGCCGGATCTTCGGCAGGAGCCCGCTCTGGGGCGCGGAGCGGCCCGGCCTGGAGACCTGGACCGCCGCGCTCGCCTTCGGCCCGGTCATCGGCTGGCTGGGCAACCCCGCCTGGTGGCGCGAGACGCTCCCGAGGCTGGCCCACTACTACGCCCTCAACGCCGACCGCGAGGGCGCGCTGCCGGACATCCACAACATCTACTTCGGCCAGGGGTACGAGTTCACGCTCCCCTGGCACAACGCCTGGGTCCTGATGGCGATCACGGTGCCGATCCCGGTCCTGGCCGCCGCCGCCGTCGGCGTCGCCCGGGGCCTGGCCGGGGCCCGCCGCGACCGCCTGCCGCTCTACTTCCTGCTCCAATTCCTGACCCTCCCGGCGCTGCGGATGCTGCCGGTCCCCGCGCACGACGGCGTCCGGCTCTTCCTCCCCACCTTCTTCTTCCTGTCCGCCTTCGCCGGATGGGGGGCCGACGCCGCGGCGAGGGGCCTGGCCCGGGTCGCGCGGCTGCCCTACCGGCTGGCCGGCGCGGCGACGGCCGCGGCGGTGGTGATCCCCGGGGCGGTCGCCACCGCGCGGATCCACCCCTACGAGCTCTCCTATTACAACGCGCTCGTGGGCGGCCCGCGGGGGGCCTGGCATCGGGGGTTCGAGCTGACGTACTGGCTGGACGCCTTCAACGGGCCGGTCCTCGACGAGCTGAACGCGAGGCTCCCCACCGGCGTGGAGGTGGACGACCCGAACAAGCTCACCAACCCGATGACCATGAAGGAGCTCCAGGACCTGGGGGCCCTGCGCGCCGACATCCGCCTCGGCCCCGACGTCCGTGAGCACGGGGGCACTTACGAGCGGATCGGCTACGCCTGGCTCCAGACCCAGGACTCGAAGGCGACCCCCTTCACCCGGCTCCTCTTCGCGATGAGGCCGTGGTACGCGTCCGAGCCCCGGCAGCTCGACGGCCTCCGCGCGGCGACGGTCGCCGACACGGTGGCCGTCACCCGGGCCTGGGCGCTCGAGCTCCTGATGGATGCGCCCGATCCGCTTCCCCCGTCGAGGCCGAAGCTGGCGAGGCCGATGGCCAACCAGGCCGTCCTCCGCTGGGCCCGCGAGGATCCGAAGGGCCTGGAGGACGCCGCGAAGGCCCTGGCCGCCGGCGGCGAGGCCGCGAACGCCCCCGCCGCGTCCAGGCTCATGCACCAGATGACCGACCGCCGCAACCAGAGGGAGTCCGAGGTCCGCCGGTTCCTCCTCACCCGCCTCCTCAAGGCCCGCCCCCGGGCGCTGGCCGAGGGCGTGCGGATGCTCGTCGACCGCCCCGACGCCATCGTCGAAGTCATGACCCGCTACGGCTACACCGACCCGGAGTGGATCGGCGGCTACCTGGACCGGGACCTGCCGCCCGGGAGTTGA
- a CDS encoding sensor histidine kinase: MNSEQIGTPWCRRASLACGGAVAATGCLALCGWAAGRPGLLVGPGWMPMAPNTALAFLILGVGLVAAVGGRAGGWLAGPAAAFVVLVGVARVLEDLTGAALAVDDWFMSVRGGRVGPAPTGKMSLPTAATMTAAALALLGLSRARPRGALRHLVGAGGGAAAVSGLVFALGYLFSPQSPLAYGAESIPMALDTAACFVALGAGLVAAAGVEAFPLSRLAGPSIRARLLRTFLPLVATTVIGSAWLTQLAAAGVVATSAAVASAAMAVAAIALSGLICERIAALVGGRLERAEAELREARDHLEAKVDRRTLDLSRANEELARALQESRDAHESLKVAHLELQMTQSRMLQQARMASLGQTAAGVAHEINNPLAFVTNNLVVLRREVSWMHDILRLYQQAEETLARYQGELYTRICHLAEEMDLPFVLENLDSLLERSRAGLLRIQKVVADLRDFAHLGEAEYQVADLNAEIGTTVRLMQNLAERQGIALRTRLAPLPPSRCFPAKINMVVQNLVVNAIDASAPGDAIVIETRAADDAILITVADEGCGIRPEDRARVFDPFFTTKPVGKGTGLGLAISYAMVRDHGGTIDFDSEPGRGTRFVVRIPVVPDDPAPLPDGAGERMSPALPA, encoded by the coding sequence GTGAACAGCGAGCAGATCGGGACTCCCTGGTGCCGGCGAGCCTCCCTGGCATGCGGCGGGGCCGTCGCGGCGACCGGCTGCCTGGCGCTCTGCGGATGGGCGGCCGGCCGCCCCGGGCTCCTCGTCGGCCCGGGCTGGATGCCCATGGCGCCGAACACGGCCCTCGCGTTCCTGATCCTGGGGGTGGGGCTCGTGGCGGCCGTCGGGGGCCGGGCCGGGGGGTGGCTGGCCGGGCCGGCCGCGGCGTTCGTCGTCCTGGTCGGCGTGGCCAGGGTGCTCGAGGACCTGACGGGCGCCGCCCTCGCCGTGGACGACTGGTTCATGTCGGTCCGGGGAGGGCGAGTCGGGCCGGCCCCGACGGGGAAGATGTCGCTCCCCACCGCGGCCACGATGACCGCCGCGGCCCTGGCCCTGCTGGGCCTGTCCCGGGCCCGCCCGCGGGGCGCCTTGCGGCACCTGGTCGGCGCCGGGGGCGGCGCGGCGGCCGTCTCCGGGCTGGTGTTCGCCCTGGGCTACCTGTTCAGCCCCCAGTCCCCGCTGGCCTACGGCGCCGAGTCGATCCCGATGGCCCTGGACACGGCCGCATGCTTCGTCGCCCTGGGCGCGGGGCTCGTCGCGGCGGCCGGGGTGGAGGCGTTCCCGCTGAGCCGGCTGGCCGGGCCGTCGATCCGGGCCCGCCTGCTGCGGACGTTCCTGCCGCTGGTGGCGACGACGGTGATCGGGTCCGCCTGGCTGACCCAGCTCGCGGCGGCCGGCGTGGTGGCCACCTCGGCGGCGGTCGCCTCGGCCGCGATGGCCGTCGCCGCGATCGCCCTCTCCGGCCTGATCTGCGAGCGGATCGCCGCCCTCGTCGGCGGCCGGCTCGAGCGCGCCGAGGCCGAGCTGCGCGAGGCCCGCGACCACCTCGAGGCCAAGGTCGACCGGCGCACCCTCGACCTGAGCCGGGCCAACGAGGAGCTGGCCCGCGCACTCCAGGAGAGCCGCGACGCCCACGAGTCGCTCAAGGTCGCCCACCTGGAGCTCCAGATGACCCAGTCCCGCATGCTCCAGCAGGCGAGGATGGCGAGCCTCGGCCAGACGGCCGCCGGGGTGGCCCACGAGATCAACAACCCCCTCGCCTTCGTCACCAACAACCTCGTCGTCCTCCGGCGCGAGGTCAGCTGGATGCACGACATCCTCCGCCTCTACCAGCAGGCCGAGGAGACCCTGGCGCGCTACCAGGGCGAGCTCTACACGAGGATCTGCCACCTGGCCGAGGAGATGGACCTGCCGTTCGTGCTCGAGAACCTGGACAGCCTGCTGGAGCGGTCGCGGGCGGGCCTGCTGCGGATCCAGAAGGTGGTCGCCGACCTCCGCGACTTCGCCCACCTGGGCGAGGCCGAGTACCAGGTCGCCGACCTGAACGCGGAGATCGGCACCACGGTCCGCCTCATGCAGAACCTCGCCGAGCGCCAGGGGATCGCGCTGCGGACCCGGCTCGCCCCGCTCCCCCCGTCCCGCTGCTTCCCGGCGAAGATCAACATGGTCGTCCAGAACCTGGTCGTCAACGCCATCGACGCCAGCGCCCCGGGCGACGCGATCGTCATCGAGACCCGCGCCGCGGACGACGCGATCCTCATCACCGTCGCCGACGAGGGGTGCGGCATCCGGCCCGAGGACCGCGCCCGGGTCTTCGACCCGTTCTTCACCACCAAGCCGGTCGGCAAGGGGACGGGGCTCGGCCTGGCGATCAGCTACGCGATGGTCCGGGACCACGGCGGGACCATCGACTTCGACTCGGAGCCCGGCCGGGGGACCCGGTTCGTCGTCCGGATCCCCGTGGTCCCCGACGATCCGGCGCCCCTGCCCGACGGGGCCGGCGAGAGGATGAGCCCGGCCCTGCCGGCCTGA